Proteins encoded together in one Procambarus clarkii isolate CNS0578487 chromosome 67, FALCON_Pclarkii_2.0, whole genome shotgun sequence window:
- the LOC123767513 gene encoding uncharacterized protein, which yields MAREHWDMARERWDMILLLSALLLWVSSTANPGPLFLRGRYGTRGGYGKGHGGGYGKGHGGGYGKGHSGGYGMGHGGGYGKGHDGGYGKGHGGGYGMGYGGGYGKAHGGGYGKGHGGGYGGGGHSGGYGGGGHSGGYGGGGHSGGYGGGGHSGGYGGGGHSGGYGGSGHSGGYGGGGHSGGYGGGAHSGGYGGGGHSGGYGSGGHGGVYGGSGHGSGYGGGGNAGGYGTSGYGGGGYGGGYGNSVYGGGSHGGGYGGGHGNGYGNSEYGGSGHGNGYGKGSHGGGYGSSVSGGSGYSSSGVYDSDGYGGGSNEEEYGDDEYEGGYGSGSSVGGGNNGNIYSSSGYGGGSHGGGYGSSGYGNSGYGSSGYDAVYGEVGYGESDYKSGGHGTEYGNDNGYGKGGGYGKGNGYDKGYGYGKGGGYGKGVYGKGGGYGKGGGNGKGDDYSKGDGYGNGGGYGIGDNNGKGDEYGKGDVYGKGEGYGKGDGYGKGDGYGKGSGYGEDDYGNGDGYGKGNGYSKGDVYGKGDAYGKGDEYGKEDGYDKGEGYGSNGGYSYGYRKENVYGKSDGYSYYDESINADEYDKTNGHVNADVKSDGYSNVDQHIKADGYINADPHIKIDGYGNADQHIKADGYGNTDQHIKADGYGNADHHIKADEYINADQHVKADADQHIKHNENIKDN from the exons ATGGCCAGAGAACACTGGGACATGGCCAGAGAACGCTGGGACATG aTACTACTTCTGTCGGCACTGTTACTCTGGGTCTCCAGCACGGCCAACCCTGGACCACTCTTTTTAAGAGGCAGATATGGCACAAGAGGTGGATATGGAAAGGGCCACGGTGGTGGATATGGCAAAGGCCATGGTGGTGGCTATGGCAAGGGACATAGTGGTGGATATGGAATGGGCCACGGTGGTGGATATGGCAAAGGCCATGATGGTGGCTATGGAAAGGGACATGGTGGTGGATATGGAATGGGCTACGGTGGTGGATATGGCAAAGCCCATGGTGGTGGCTATGGAAAGGGACATGGTGGTGGATATGGTGGAGGTGGCCATAGTGGTGGATATGGCGGAGGTGGCCATAGTGGTGGATATGGCGGAGGTGGCCATAGTGGTGGATATGGCGGAGGTGGCCATAGTGGTGGATATGGCGGAGGTGGCCATAGTGGTGGATATGGCGGAAGTGGCCATAGTGGTGGATATGGCGGAGGTGGCCACAGTGGTGGATATGGCGGCGGTGCCCATAGTGGTGGATATGGCGGAGGTGGTCATAGTGGTGGATATGGTAGTGGTGGCCATGGGGGTGTATATGGTGGAAGTGGCCATGGGAGTGGATATGGTGGAGGGGGCAATGCAGGTGGATATGGCACTAGTGGATATGGAGGAGGTGGCTATGGGGGTGGATATGGTAATAGTGTATATGGTGGAGGTAGCCATGGTGGTGGATATGGTGGGGGCCACGGGAATGGGTATGGTAATAGTGAATATGGTGGAAGTGGCCATGGAAATGGATATGGAAAAGGTAGCCATGGAGGTGGATATGGAAGTAGTGTTTCGGGGGGAAGTGGATATAGTAGCAGCGGTGTATATGATAGTGATGGATATGGAGGCGGAAGTaatgaggaggaatatggtgatgATGAATATGAAGGTGGATATGGAAGTGGTAGTTCTGTGGGAGGCGGAAATAATGGCAATATTTATAGCAGTAGTGGATATGGTGGAGGGAGCCATGGGGGTGGATATGGCAGCAGTGGATACGGCAATAGTGGATATGGTAGCAGTGGATATGACGCAGTATATGGTGAAGTTGGGTATGGCGAAAGTGATTATAAGAGTGGTGGTCATGGAACTGAGTATGGCAATGACAATGGATATGGCAAAGGAGGTGGATATGGCAAAGGAAATGGATATGACAAAGGATATGGATATGGCAAAGGAGGTGGATATGGCAAAGGTGTATATGGTAAAGGAGGTGGATATGGCAAAGGAGGTGGAAATGGCAAAGGAGATGATTATAGCAAAGGAGATGGATATGGCAATGGAGGTGGATATGGCATAGGAGATAATAATGGCAAAGGAgatgaatatggcaaaggagatgTATATGGCAAAGGAGAGGGTTATGGTAAAGGAGATGGATATGGCAAAGGAGATGGATATGGCAAAGGAAGTGGATATGGCGAAGATGATTATGGTAATGGAGATGGGTATGGCAAAGGAAATGGATACAGCAAAGGTGATGTATATGGCAAAGGTGATGCATATGGCAAAGGAGATGAATATGGCAAAGAAGATGGATATGACAAAGGTGAAGGATATGGCAGTAACGGTGGATATAGCTATGGATACAGAAAAGAAAATGTATATGGAAAAAGTGATGGATATAGTTACTATGATGAATCCATTAATGCTGATGAATATGACAAGACTAATGGACACGTCAATGCTGATGTCAAGTCCGATGGATATAGTAATGTTGATCAGCATATCAAGGCTGATGGATATATCAATGCTGATCCGCATATCAAGATTGATGGATATGGGAATGCTGATCAGCATATCAAGGCCGATGGATATGGCAATACTGATCAGCATATCAAGGCTGATGGATATGGCAACGCTGATCATCATATCAAAGCCGATGAATATATCAACGCCGATCAGCATGTCAAGGCCGATGCCGATCAACATATCAAGCATAACGAGAACATCAAAGACAATTGA